The genomic region CAATGCCAGGTCATACACCTGACGGAAAAAAAAGTACCGCAAAAGTCTTCCAGGTTTCCCCAGAACATCGGGGATGTCGATGACCCAGATGGACTTTTCCTTGTAGATCTCGTCCATGCTCGCGGTGTGGGACCAGTTGGCATATCCCGGCAGTGCGAACCGTCCGATCCAGCTAGACACTGAGGATATGATGTTTCCCCGGGTCTTTTCGGGTGCCTCGACGAGGTTCACCCGCACCTGGTCCAGCACCCGCGCCAGCAGCTCGTCCTGCCCCGTTCCGGGGGCCCGCAACAATGCCACGTTGTTGATCTTGTCCATCTGTTCCGTGTCGGTCAGATACCTGTACACACTGCCCAGGTCGCGGTGGAGCCCTGCGATGTCGAGGACCGTACTTGCTGCAAACACCAGCTCAACGACCATGGCGCTCCAATACTCACCATCGCCCTGTCCACCACCCTCCGAACGGATCAGGTCAAACAATGTGGCCGAGGCCTGTTCGGGGGTCGACACGAGGGGATCAATCGGGTTCCATCCTGACTGCCACGGCTCGGGTCCGATCACGTGCAGGGCGTAGGTATCCCGGATCTCCTGGGGCATGGATTTCAGCAGCGCGTACACGTCGAGCATGGCGGACCTTTTCGGGTCCATGATAATGAGGCTCGGACCGTTCGGGTCCGTGGTCATCAACTGCGCGACCATGCTATTGATCGCCTGGGTTTTCCCGCTGCCGGTTCCGCCCGTGATGATGGTGCCGGTGGCGAGGTCCGAGTAGGTCATGCGCATCGGGACCCCCAGATTCGGCGCGGCGATAACGCCGGTGCCCCTGAGCTGCCCGGTGCTGGTTCCCAGGGTCATGGCATCGCCGGTGTCCCACATACAGCGGCCCTTGATACCTCTCGCCAGACTGAGTGTAAATGCGAGCTCTGCCGAGTCCACGTGGCCCTCCAAGTACATTTTCCCCAGGGCCGTTGCGTCACGCCATATCTGCGGTTTCGTGGAGGCCCTGAAGAACGAGAACACGCGGGACAATATGTCGTTGCCCAGATAGATCCACGCCTCGACAATGCTCTGCAGGCCCATGGTGAGCAGCGCCACGGCCAACCAGTTGTAGCTGTACCGGGATATAAGTATGGTAGCAACGATGATGCCGACTGCCAGGATCCGGGCTGTGCTGAGTGCCACTGCCCGTGCCGGCGGGTTGAGCGCACGGGTGTTGTATTTCTTGCGCATTGCCCGCATCCCGTACTCGCGGGCGTACTCCACCATTTCCACTTTCCTTCGGTGGA from Syntrophorhabdus sp. harbors:
- a CDS encoding type IV secretory system conjugative DNA transfer family protein translates to MGFFGNIVNGIRTRIDNYAMAGTWPQVMPPALDDIMPQKGQGRLAEIVRDEGEEALAYLTYDWVHRRKVEMVEYAREYGMRAMRKKYNTRALNPPARAVALSTARILAVGIIVATILISRYSYNWLAVALLTMGLQSIVEAWIYLGNDILSRVFSFFRASTKPQIWRDATALGKMYLEGHVDSAELAFTLSLARGIKGRCMWDTGDAMTLGTSTGQLRGTGVIAAPNLGVPMRMTYSDLATGTIITGGTGSGKTQAINSMVAQLMTTDPNGPSLIIMDPKRSAMLDVYALLKSMPQEIRDTYALHVIGPEPWQSGWNPIDPLVSTPEQASATLFDLIRSEGGGQGDGEYWSAMVVELVFAASTVLDIAGLHRDLGSVYRYLTDTEQMDKINNVALLRAPGTGQDELLARVLDQVRVNLVEAPEKTRGNIISSVSSWIGRFALPGYANWSHTASMDEIYKEKSIWVIDIPDVLGKPGRLLRYFFFRQVYDLALSRLAKRGNDRHIVLICDEVQESTNAESFKKSALSREAKLCVIAATQSVSQLLKVWGGKESTDTILANFRTKVLLSTDDPETRNRMKLIVSEGELPEHSYGTSVSKTMGMGTGGGGGALGGAVMGNVTGLMGMVQANMSKSWTTSKNVQLKRAPLRDELFDALGPQMAVSVVNWSGARRKSIIELDQLFIRKDADMLNVLERDYTAARQDQAETAEVVNE